One segment of Anatilimnocola aggregata DNA contains the following:
- a CDS encoding threonine/serine exporter family protein translates to MAQAPATVETKALLEFMFRLGQAYLACGEQTPQVELQLRRVASAYKARRSRVVVFPTAIFISVNDGVDDRIAVADGPTQNLRLDQIADIYDLGELALAAEITPREGIERLTAILRTAPRFGAVGEVLGHTILAVGVAMILASAFTNLIVAAVLGAFIGALKLLNKDRPVLAVPLPVIAAAIVSAVVYLAVKYELPVVPIHALVPPLVSFLPGAMLSLGMVELVYGDMVSGSSRLTTGFVQLMLLAFGLVAGAALVGVSSDSLIEASDQIQIPWVQWLGVVVFGVGVFFHFSAPRNSFWWMQLVLVLAFAAQQLGAALLGKEISGFFGMLVATPLGYLIQLRFKGPPAMVTFLPCFWLLVPGSLGLLSVTRMLSDRAAGVDGLVSTLFIFISLALGSLMGASLYKWLSERFGGWRLLIGRTNSSLKQRRKR, encoded by the coding sequence ATGGCCCAAGCTCCTGCCACTGTCGAAACCAAGGCTCTGTTAGAGTTCATGTTTCGGCTGGGGCAGGCTTACCTGGCCTGCGGCGAACAGACCCCGCAAGTCGAGTTGCAACTGCGGCGTGTGGCCTCCGCTTACAAAGCGCGCAGGTCACGCGTGGTGGTCTTTCCCACGGCCATCTTCATTTCGGTAAACGATGGTGTCGACGACCGGATTGCGGTCGCCGATGGTCCGACGCAAAACTTGCGACTGGATCAAATCGCCGATATTTACGACTTGGGCGAACTCGCGCTGGCAGCTGAGATCACGCCCCGCGAAGGAATCGAGCGGCTCACGGCGATCTTGCGCACCGCGCCACGCTTCGGGGCTGTGGGCGAAGTGCTCGGGCATACGATTCTGGCCGTTGGTGTCGCCATGATCCTGGCTTCCGCATTCACCAACTTGATTGTCGCCGCCGTGCTCGGTGCTTTTATTGGCGCCCTGAAGTTGCTCAACAAGGACCGTCCCGTGCTGGCGGTGCCGTTGCCGGTGATTGCGGCCGCCATCGTCTCGGCCGTTGTCTATCTGGCGGTGAAGTATGAACTTCCGGTCGTCCCCATTCATGCGCTGGTTCCGCCCCTCGTTTCGTTCCTGCCCGGCGCGATGCTGTCGCTGGGGATGGTGGAATTGGTGTATGGCGACATGGTGAGCGGCAGCAGCCGGCTGACGACCGGGTTCGTGCAATTGATGCTCTTGGCTTTTGGATTGGTGGCCGGCGCGGCACTTGTCGGCGTGAGTTCCGATAGCCTGATTGAAGCCTCCGATCAAATTCAAATTCCTTGGGTGCAGTGGCTGGGAGTCGTTGTGTTTGGCGTCGGTGTGTTTTTCCACTTTTCAGCGCCGCGCAATTCCTTCTGGTGGATGCAGCTGGTCTTAGTCCTCGCCTTTGCCGCCCAGCAACTGGGCGCGGCCCTGCTCGGTAAAGAGATCAGCGGTTTCTTCGGCATGCTGGTCGCAACGCCGCTGGGTTATTTGATTCAGCTGCGGTTCAAAGGCCCGCCGGCGATGGTCACCTTCTTGCCCTGTTTCTGGCTCTTGGTGCCGGGGTCGCTGGGACTACTAAGCGTGACGCGGATGCTGAGCGACCGGGCTGCGGGTGTCGATGGCCTGGTGTCGACGCTCTTCATTTTCATTTCACTCGCCTTGGGCTCGTTGATGGGAGCTTCGCTCTATAAGTGGCTGAGCGAACGCTTTGGCGGCTGGCGATTGCTGATCGGGCGCACCAATTCGTCGTTAAAGCAGCGCCGCAAACGCTAG
- a CDS encoding MFS transporter → MSKKSNSKASVSQASHLDDDEAKESWVPMIVIAMGQMLMSFNVAALPVSMGGMVASFDTPPTTVGTAIVMYSLGVSGFIMLGGKLGQRFGSKTFFQIAVAMFLAAMIMMVASPTAVIMLAAQGLAGFAGAALVPTLVVLIANHYRGKQQAQAVGWLGSARAIAGVLAFVTVGFLAAINWRLGFGLLIVHAAAILLLSFKLKPSAGNPDVKIDFLGVLLSATAIICITFGFNNLRNWGLLLARDAAPFDLLGVSPAPILIVIGLVIGTGFLVWTHRHAFGGGTPLLSLEVIDAPREWAAAATLFVIVGTEAAINFSVPLYIQIVQGSSSMATSIAMMPFMLTVFFTAILIVRFYDRFSPRTIARTAFVLVAAGTLWLAFVVSNDWNVVPVIIGLITVGLGQGALVTLLFNVLVTSAPKTLAADVGSLRGVTQNLAAAVGTALMGTLLVGLLASMIHSNVIDNPKISPEFKQTELASQFDLNNINFIRNDQLKERLGQTAASPEQVDEVVRINSESRLRALKIGFVVLAGLSLLSIFPCSWLPGYTPGNVPGNAAPNSDKQK, encoded by the coding sequence ATGTCAAAAAAATCGAATTCCAAAGCGTCTGTTTCCCAAGCATCGCACTTGGACGACGACGAAGCCAAAGAGTCGTGGGTACCGATGATCGTCATCGCCATGGGCCAGATGCTCATGTCGTTCAACGTCGCGGCCCTCCCCGTCTCGATGGGTGGCATGGTCGCAAGTTTCGATACGCCCCCCACGACGGTCGGTACTGCCATCGTCATGTACTCGCTGGGCGTCTCGGGATTTATCATGCTCGGCGGCAAGTTGGGGCAGCGATTTGGCTCGAAGACCTTCTTTCAAATCGCGGTGGCGATGTTCCTCGCCGCGATGATCATGATGGTGGCCAGTCCTACGGCGGTCATCATGCTGGCCGCTCAAGGCCTGGCGGGCTTTGCCGGTGCTGCATTAGTGCCAACACTCGTTGTGCTCATTGCCAATCACTACCGCGGCAAGCAACAAGCCCAAGCAGTGGGCTGGTTGGGTTCAGCCCGAGCTATTGCCGGTGTGCTCGCCTTTGTCACCGTCGGCTTTCTTGCCGCCATCAACTGGCGACTCGGTTTCGGTCTGCTCATTGTCCATGCGGCGGCCATCTTGCTCCTCAGTTTCAAGCTGAAGCCATCCGCGGGTAATCCTGATGTCAAAATCGATTTCCTCGGAGTGTTGCTCTCTGCCACGGCAATCATCTGCATCACGTTCGGCTTCAACAACTTACGGAACTGGGGTCTCTTGCTCGCCCGCGATGCGGCCCCGTTCGATCTGCTCGGCGTCTCGCCAGCTCCAATTTTGATCGTCATCGGCCTGGTGATTGGCACTGGCTTCCTCGTTTGGACCCATCGCCATGCCTTCGGTGGTGGCACGCCCCTCTTGTCGCTTGAAGTCATCGACGCCCCGCGCGAATGGGCTGCGGCGGCCACGCTGTTTGTCATCGTCGGCACCGAAGCGGCCATCAACTTCTCCGTACCGCTCTACATTCAGATTGTGCAAGGTAGTTCCAGCATGGCAACTTCCATTGCCATGATGCCTTTCATGTTGACCGTCTTCTTCACGGCCATTCTGATTGTCCGGTTCTACGATCGCTTCTCACCTCGCACCATCGCGCGCACCGCGTTTGTGCTGGTCGCAGCGGGTACGTTGTGGCTGGCCTTCGTCGTCAGCAACGACTGGAACGTCGTCCCCGTGATTATCGGTCTCATCACGGTCGGTCTGGGCCAGGGTGCTCTCGTCACACTGCTGTTTAATGTGCTGGTTACTTCGGCACCGAAGACCCTCGCAGCCGACGTGGGCTCGCTGCGCGGTGTGACGCAGAATCTGGCCGCTGCCGTTGGGACCGCTCTGATGGGCACACTGCTCGTCGGACTGCTGGCGTCGATGATTCACTCGAACGTGATCGACAATCCGAAGATCTCGCCAGAGTTCAAACAGACGGAACTTGCCAGCCAGTTTGATTTGAACAACATCAACTTCATTCGCAACGATCAGCTGAAAGAGCGCCTGGGGCAGACGGCCGCCAGTCCCGAGCAAGTTGACGAGGTCGTGCGAATTAATTCTGAGTCGCGCCTGCGGGCTTTGAAGATCGGCTTTGTGGTTCTCGCCGGTTTATCGTTGCTGTCGATCTTTCCGTGCAGTTGGTTGCCCGGTTACACGCCCGGCAATGTGCCGGGCAACGCCGCACCCAACAGCGACAAGCAGAAATAG
- the glsA gene encoding glutaminase A codes for MNSKSTARKPYVSTGHLPPDELVTTLVTEAYEQFKTNQDGQNSQVYPALARAPRDSLGVCVVNTRGKVFSAGDVDHEFTIMSVSKPFIFALVCEVLGAQEVRAKIGVNATGLAFNSLGAIEQGDNGRTNPMVNSGAIATTSLVPGKTLDEKWNFIHTGLSRFAGRTLSLNEEVFQCASETNFRNQGIARLLQSYGRVYLDPAEAVDLYTRQCSLNVSAKDLAVMGATLADGGVNPVTKERVVDASICHYALVVMTTAGLYETSGEWLYDIGLPGKSGIGGGIVTVSPGKAGVGTFAPPLDQAGNSIKGQLVAKYLSEGLGMDLFVSQPEV; via the coding sequence ATGAACTCTAAGTCGACTGCCCGCAAGCCCTATGTCTCCACGGGGCATCTGCCCCCCGATGAACTAGTGACCACTCTGGTCACCGAAGCCTACGAACAGTTCAAAACCAATCAGGACGGACAAAACTCCCAAGTCTATCCCGCCCTGGCGCGAGCTCCGCGGGACTCGCTGGGCGTGTGCGTCGTCAATACGCGCGGCAAGGTGTTTTCGGCCGGTGATGTGGACCACGAGTTCACCATCATGAGCGTCTCGAAGCCGTTCATTTTTGCCCTCGTCTGCGAAGTGCTCGGCGCCCAAGAGGTGCGGGCGAAGATTGGGGTCAACGCCACCGGACTGGCCTTCAATTCTCTCGGCGCGATCGAGCAGGGAGACAATGGCCGGACCAATCCGATGGTCAACTCGGGGGCGATCGCCACCACCAGTCTGGTTCCCGGTAAGACGCTCGATGAGAAGTGGAACTTCATTCACACGGGCTTGTCGCGGTTTGCCGGACGGACGTTGTCGCTCAACGAAGAAGTGTTTCAGTGCGCTTCGGAAACGAACTTCCGCAATCAGGGGATCGCCCGGCTCTTGCAAAGCTATGGTCGCGTCTACCTTGACCCGGCCGAAGCGGTCGACCTTTATACCCGCCAATGCTCGCTGAATGTCAGCGCGAAAGATCTGGCCGTGATGGGCGCGACGCTGGCCGATGGTGGCGTGAATCCGGTCACTAAAGAGCGCGTCGTCGACGCGTCCATTTGCCACTATGCACTTGTCGTCATGACAACTGCCGGGCTGTACGAAACATCGGGCGAGTGGCTTTACGATATCGGTCTGCCCGGCAAGAGCGGCATCGGTGGCGGCATTGTCACGGTGTCACCAGGCAAAGCAGGCGTCGGCACGTTTGCCCCACCTCTCGATCAGGCCGGCAACAGCATCAAGGGGCAACTAGTCGCCAAATATCTCAGCGAGGGACTTGGCATGGACTTGTTTGTTTCGCAGCCCGAGGTTTGA